The Microtus pennsylvanicus isolate mMicPen1 unplaced genomic scaffold, mMicPen1.hap1 Scaffold_345, whole genome shotgun sequence genomic sequence GGTGCAGGTAATTCCTTATCTAAGGATCAGATGAAATGTCATAATTATCTATAAAAAGCTAACGCAGATGAGTTTCCAAAACTATCCTCACAttgacatacacacaaaatataagtTCACGGGACCATGAACTTTTCAAAGTTTCCTTACAAACTTCTGGTTAGGAACAAAAGATAATACAGGATATAGTACTGGACAGAAAGGTGTGTTAGCAGCCAATCTTATTACCTCAGCTTTTAGAGTTCTTTTCTCTAGACATGGAACCTGACACCAGTCTGGAGATCCAAATTTCATTGGCCAAGCAATCTTTGGGGGTGTCTTCTTCTCTGGATTGTATGTGCCAGGGCTAGAAATGAACATACAAATATGGTTGATGATGGACCATGAATTTCACCCTCCTTGGGAAAAACAAGACTAACCTTGTCAGGCAAATTTGAGTGTCATTTCCCATTAGTGTGTCTCTAATTAGGTTGCCAGTGTTAAAGAGAACCAGCCTCAACATCCAAGCAAAGGGCTCAAACGTATTTCTATAACCCAGTATCCTTAGCTGAAAGACCAGAGATCTCAGTTTTCGTGAGTGCTATGAGATCCACCACGGTGATGGGTTAGTACTGCCCACAATTTGGACATGGTGAAATACATGCAGAGACAACTTTTCTGCAATCTAGGGAGAAGCAAAGCAGAACCAGTTACTTTGGCTCTCAATAATGAGATTATTTGTGAATTGCCTGTGTTTGTAAAGCTGTTGTAGACTTTACTGTAAGGAATAGTTTATATCTATATAGTTTAATCTATATCTATAGAATCAAGACTAATGCTTAAACTTCCTTAACAGAAGCTTGGAAAGGTTGCTTGCATTCTCTTGGATTTCTCATCAGTTAGGGAAAGACTTTGATCATTTCCCCTGCAGTTGCCTATTGAAAAGGTTCATAGGCATCTAGACTAAACCCCACTGGCTTACAAGGGCCAGATATTCTAGCCCGCCCCCCTTCTgtgtttccatttcctcccttctcACTGTACCCTAACCGTGATAATGTCTTCCTTTTCTATCCTGTCAAATTTCTTCTCAACTTAAAGAATttgcacttgctgttctttctgcCTGGTATGCTCTGTCTCCACATAACAGATTACATCACTTTACAGGACTGGTTTAATCTATTTGCTCAGATCTCAGGCCAAGTGGCACTTGCTGAGCGCTTTTCTAATCACCTTTAAACAAAGTCGCCCCCCAGCTCATCAGTCTATGACATCACCATTCTGCTCTAACGTCTTCATAGGACAGTACCAGTTCGCCACAGGCTCTGGTGTGCTCATTACAGTCTTAGCTTATAGTTACTGTCCTGAGGGAACTGTCACTTGGTTCCCTTCAGTCTTGGAAGTGTTATAGTTTGACTGATAAATTATATGGCCAGTATTCTTATTACTGTTGGTATTTGCTTGAGTATTTAATTCTGATTTCTTTGGCTCTAACATGTACTCTCCAAGAGAGCAGGATCTCTGTTTGGTGGGCATATTGAATTCTCTGTGGAAGCCTCACAAGCGCCTGACACTTTAGTAAATGTCTATTGAATTAATAACCAATTCTACAACTCTAGAGTACCAGAGAAATGAGAAGTTAGAGGTCACATCTTTAAAGATTTAGCTTGGAAAGTTTGGACGTAATTCCTGCTTTATGTACTTCTTTCCTATGGAATGCACAGTAAACAGGAGACATACCCAGGATAAGAAGCACCCTTAACTTCGGTCGTAAATCGAGGCATCATGACATTAAATGGAGCAAAGCTTTGTTTGTATTTCTCATCATAAGTAAAAACTTTCTGGTACATTCCTGGATATGGCGTCACTTCCTGTAATTATAAAAGGATTGTGTTAGAGGTTGATAAGATACAATCTATATTATCACAAAGTATTTAAGGTAAAGCAAAACAATCATTTCATGCTCTTTATAAGTCAGCTACAGTTCAGGGTGTCAAAGATGTAGAAATAGGCCTAAGTAGGCAAAAACCTAAAGATGGTTGtggtttatacacacacacacacacacgcacgcacgcacacacacacacacacacacacaatatgggTAAGGAATCAAAGCAAGTTGGTACAGTCCATCTCTGGGAGATGTTTATAGTTAGTATTGCTAGTCCCTGACTGTTCAGCAGGAGAGCAGGATCATAGCCAGGGGCTGCAGCTCAGTGCAAGCACATTGGTCTGGTACAGCCTAGGCTCAGAATTCATcagtaaaaaggagaaagataatGATTTTGCTTTTGCTCACAATTAGACTTGAAATCCAGctagacacagatacacacacaatgaaaaagtTGGAATTTGTACTTTAATTGACAAGATAGTGTGATGTAAATAAACATAGCTTTTCTATTTTAActttaggttattttttttttatttttggtttttcgagacagggtttctctgtagctttggtgcctgtcctggaactagctcttgtagaccaggctggcctcgaactcccagagatccgcctgtctctgcctcccgagtgctgggattaaaggcgtgcgccaccaccgcccggtttaacTTTAGGTTATTAAAGCCCTGTCCTGGGTCTGTTTCTTCAGTGAACTAGTTTCCACTCTCCCAGGTTACTTCCCGCTTGCAGTGTTAATGCCTCAAGCTTTTATGTTGCCGCCTGGACCACCTTACAATCTCTGAACGTTACCTTGCTGACTGGCTTAAACCGCACTGCTGTCCTGGCTCCAAGAGCATAACCTTTCGTACTGGCTGGTATCTGAGACAGGTTGTATGCCAAACCATTCCACTTCcagtggaaggaaaagagggaatgaggggaggagagagaagaaaaaacatcAGTAACACAATCGTAAGCGGGGTGAATTTAGAATGTCCCCATGTGAACTTCTCTGCAAGccattgctgttttatttttcttgtcttgaTTCTTATATAGTCAAAACTGTACAGTTAAACAAACAACACAAGTAACTTTGCAGAGAAGTGTGGCTGGACAGATGAATAAATTGAGTGTCTGTGAATCCCAGTGCCTTCCATCTTCAGAGTCCTGTAACGGCTGAATTTGCTTTTCAGGAAAAGGCAGCCCGGAGACTGAACTAAGCAGAAGAAACCGACATCAGCCCACAGGGATGTTGGAAGTAAAGACGGTGCAGGGATTACAGAAAGACAAGGCTTGCATTTAGTGGGTAATGGAAAGTGCTGAATTATGGTCCTTGACACACTGACTCTACAGCTGGTTGCAGACCCGGGGCTCCTTCTCATGTGGCTTCccagaaaaaaagccacacagaGTAATTTTTCTACCAGAACACGTGTGTATCCTTCCATAGGAAACGGAGGGGGAGGAGAATACTCACGTCTGTTTCTGAGTAACATCCAGGGCCTGTGTGGGGCGATCCCCTAACAGGGAGAAACTTGTTCCCCAACCAGGTTGGGGGGTGGTAGTGAGGAAAGAGTTTCCTCTGCTGACGTGTTCCAAAGGAGTAATTATCCGCCTTccctaaagataaaaagaagaaactccaaGTGAGCACGTGGGTGGAGGGAAGCATGGGGGCAGGTGGATCGGACGGACCCGGCTGCCAGCTCTTACGTGAACCAAGCGAAACTCCACGGAACGAGGGGGCGAGCTGTACTTCCTCCGTGTTCATCTCTCCTggtcttcccacccttctcccgcTGTCTGTTCTGTAGTCCTCTGCTACTCTCCTCACCTACTCTGCTAAAGCACATCGTGCACCTACTCGGGTTCGCACTGCGTACCGCGTTGCCAAGGGGACGTAGCGGCTGAGAGCCAGAGAGGTGGAGCCTAAGGCTGCTCTGAGTGCGCCTGCGCAGTAGACGGCCCAGCGCGCCGGTCACTTCAGAATTGCCCCCTAATTCAGTCTCTGGATTGAGGGTGGAGCTTGCTAGGCACCAGGTGGAAGGGCTGCGTGGGTGAGAGGGTGGCAAGCTTCTTCGGAAACATTCACGAGAAATGCAGTGCTGTAAAGGTAGGGGCCTGGGGTTCAGACCGCTCTAGTTCTGAACTAATgggaccaggaaagcagaaaacacGCAGTAACTGTGTTGACAAGAGATGTACAGCTGAACATTGGCAGGAGCAGAGGAGATGGGGGCCCGGGAGGGGAGTTGACAGCTAGGTCTCTATAAGGTTTagacccatttttctttttcctcaagcgagagagagagagagagagagagagagagagagagagagagagagagagagagagagagagagagagagagaatgagaacgtgtgtgtgtgtgtgtgtgtgtgtgtgtgtgtgtgtatgtgtgtgcacatccaatTGCATGTGTGGCATTTGCAAGGAGGCGTCtatgggaggccagaagaagacgtCAGATCTGCTGGAACTTTAGAGCACTGGGAACCCAACTTGGGCTCTTTGTAGCAGTTGTCGGCcgctgagctacctctctagcccaattttacagatgaaatgaaagtttttttttcttttccttttttttttcaagtgaaagTTGGGCCCCTTAGTACAGACCTTTTATCCCAgctattcaggaagctgaggcaggaggatcacaggttccAGGCCTTtagctgcagagtgagttcagtCTGCAACTTAAAGTGAGGACTACCTCAAAAGGAGAAACGAAAGGAGGGCTAGTGATGGCTCTCAGACCTGGAGAGAGTGAGTGCCCAGGATGCGTGAGCCCCTAGCTTCATTTCCCAAAGCTACAAAACAAGGAGAATGATGCTATTTTGGaaattttcaaaatctttttcAGTTGACACATAATTATAACTATTCATACACTGTTtcagtatgtgtatatattatgtgaTATTCAAATCGGGAAAAACATATCCATCTCTCCAAACATTTGTCGTCTCTGTGTTGCAAACTTTCAGTTTCCTGTCTTCTGGCTGGAGAGAGCATTCTTTACCTAAACTTCACCGAGTGATGCCCTTGGCCAGTATAACAGATTTATATAAAGTTTAAGAAAAGCAATGGGATGCAATGGAACAAAAGAGGACACTAGTAGGGACAAGGTCTGGCCTTTATCATAATAATGTTGGAAAGGTGCTTTCTTAATTTTGATAATGTAACCAATACTGTGAGGTACTGATAATGGAGGAAACTGGGTAAAAAAATTGTgagaactctctctgtatattCTATAATACTTTCGAACTGAAATGAAATCTAGTCTGACcctaaagaaataaagacaaagagaaggaaaagcataTCAAGGAGGCACATCACTCAGCTTATTCTGTAACACTTGCAAAATCCTGATGGTGGTATTTGCAGTATAAGAAAATCtttctgctcttcagacttgagagggagggggagaggagtggggggagagggagaggagtggggggacagggagaggagtggaggggaaggagttggaggctgggaggaggcggaaattgtttttttctcaataaaacaaaaagaaagttaaaaaaaaagaaatctatacaTCTTCTTGACTGAAGAAGAGACTTAAAGTACGTTTAAATAAATtctaagtttaaataaaaaaaatctttgtgaacataaataaaaagaaaaaatgaaaaaattgaaCAAATCAAATGTAATCTGTCATTTCATGACCAAGTTGTAGAATTCAAGGTTTGctgtaaaatttaaaagtaaaacaaatatagTTTCTTGTATTAACTAAAATGTGATTATCTCAGTAGATAAAATAGCACAATACCGCATAATTTTAAGCATAAATCTTATTGTAAATTAGGATAAGCTTCCTCAATCTGATATTACTAATGATCAACATGTACAAAATGAACTTcatgatgaaaatataaaaaattttaacCAGAGATCAGAAACGAGGATGACCActttttccacacacacacacaccagaaataactgtatatatgtatatatattacagaaataacaaaaaggaaatacagaatgATGAAATATATAATCATTTGGCTGCCATGAGAGTGGACATTGGTAAGACATACCAAAGCCTGTGAGTTTCCTGAGGAGCAGGATCATGGTGCAATATAAGAACGTTTTCTGTGACAATTTTTTTGATATATCAATCTAGCTAGGCTATAGTCTCtgattatttcattaaaattttaggaTTTACTGTGAAGAGATTTTGGAGATATGATTAAATCCCTTATCAGTTGACTTCCAGTAAAGTTTATTCCTTGTAATTTTACAAGGATGggattttaaaggtaccattgagAGACAGGGTACAGTATGGGAAGAAAAATTCCATCTGCGAACAATAGCATCAGTCTGTGGAGTGACTCAGCctgcctacattttttttttattttaacttttttcattttacataccaaccccagtttcccctccctcctcttctcccacctcccaccttTCCCCATTCCACCCCTTAGAGTACGacataaggcctctcttggggaagtcaacaaagtttggcatgccaagttgaggcaggacaaagAGCTCCCCAACCCTGTATCAAGACTAAGCAAGATATCCCACCATAGGCAATGgtcttcaaaaagccagttcatggtcccactgccagaggtCCCCCCGCAACAGATGAAGCCACATAAtcgtcacccacattcagagggcctagtttgatctCATACAGtttccctagctgtcagtccagagcctatgagctcccactagcttgagtcAGCTGTCTCTTgaggttttccccatcatgatctt encodes the following:
- the LOC142842254 gene encoding ciliary microtubule-associated protein 3-like encodes the protein MNTEEVQLAPSFRGVSLGSRKADNYSFGTRQQRKLFPHYHPPTWLGNKFLPVRGSPHTGPGCYSETDWNGLAYNLSQIPASTKGYALGARTAVRFKPVSKEVTPYPGMYQKVFTYDEKYKQSFAPFNVMMPRFTTEVKGASYPGPGTYNPEKKTPPKIAWPMKFGSPDWCQVPCLEKRTLKAELSTDKDFRKHRNRVAYFSLFYH